The genomic DNA CTCACGAAATAGGTGCGACTGGGCTGTACGTCCAGCAGGATCATGGGTTCGAGGGCCAGGTCGCGCAGCGACACCTGGGCCTGATCGGCAAAGCGATGCCCCGCCGGCAGTAACGCGTAGGGGCGTTGCGGCGCCGTCAGTGCTTCGGTCTCGATGGTGCTGTCGAGGTCGTGTTCGTAGAAAATCGCCAGGTCGAAACGCCCCCCCGTGAGGCCTTGCACCAGTTCCTGCTGCTCGCCATCCTGCACGCGGATTTCCACCCCCGGGAAGCGCTCGCGAAAACCGGCGATCAGCCGCGGCAGGTAGAGTGGGGCGACGGTTTCGAAGCAGCCGATGTCGATCTGCCCGCTGACCACATCGTTGTCGGCCAGCGCGTTCTGCTCGAACTCCCGGGCCATGCGCAACAGTTCCTGGGCCTTGCGATAGAACCGCGCGCCGCCAGGCGTCAACGATACCCCCTGGGCGTGATGACGAATGAGCAACTGCACGCCGAAACTGTCTTCCAAGCCCTTGATGGCGGAGGCGATCGACGGCTGGGCGATGTACAGCTTGCGGGATGCTTCAGCGACGCTGCCACATTCGACGGTGGTGACGAAGTACTTCAGCTGACGCAAGGAATAGGACGCCACGACACACCTCGATCCGGATGATTTCTGCCTACCTTACCTTGTGCACGGAGGGCGGTGGGCGGGCGTTGATACGGATTTTGCTGGGTAGTGACGATATTCAGGCTGGCTTTGGGCCGAGCGCCTGAAAAAAACGCCTGCCCAAGGATCGTTGACAGGCGTCTGGGAAAGACCGGCGCAGAAAGGAGGGACTGGCCGGGGGCGGAACCGGGTTTAGGCCACCGGGATCAACGGGTCGGCGGCGGCCAGGGCGGTGGCGCGATCAGCTGCGGGCGGGTAGATCCACACCGTGTTGATCTGGGTCTTGAGGTCCTTGGCTTCCTGTCCGACCAACTTGAGCTGGCGATCCCAGCCTTCGGTGTACACCGCGCCCCAGGCGCCCAGGTCCAGGCAGGTCACATATTTGGGTTGGCTGTAGGCCATCGGCGCGACGCCCAGCAAGTCGGCCGCGACGTTGTTGCCGGCGTAGCGGCCGAGGGCGATGGCGTGCTGGCAGGACATCGCCGCATAGTTGCCCAGCGTGTCGGTGGCAGCGTAGGCCACGTCACCGGTGGCGAATATGTCGTTCTGGCCCAGGACTTTGAGGTTGGCATCGACGTGCAGGCGACCCTGGCGATCGCGGGTAGCGGGTATCTGTTGGGTCAACGGACTGGCGCGGAACCCCACGGTCCAGATCACGGTATGGGACTCGATACGCTGGCCGCTCGACAGGGTGACGCCCCCCGCATCCACCGACTCCACCGAGGCGTTGAGGATCCATTCGATCCCCAGGTGCTCGGACGCTTCGACAATGGACGGGCGAATGCCGTCGCCCAACGCTGCGCCGATCTGCGCCCCGCGATCCACCACGATGACCCGAATGTCTGCGTCCTCGCCGAGGACAGCGCGCAGGCGTGCGGGCATTTCGGTGGCGGTTTCGATGCCGGTAAAGCCGCCGCCGGCCACCACCACGGTATTGCGGGCCGGGCTGTCCGGCAGACGCTTCAGGGACTTGATATGGGCTTCGAGACGGCTTGCCTGTTCGATTTCATCAACGTCGAAAGCATGCTCAATCATGCCTTCGAGGTCGGGACGAACCAGCTGGCTGCCCGCCGCGAGCACCAGGCGGTCATAGCCCAGGGTGCCCTGGGTACCGAACACATCCACGTAGCCAACCTGTTTGTTGCTGACATCGATACTGCTCGCCGAGCCTTGTACGAATTTAACGCCCACCGCGTCGAACAGACCACCCAGCGGTGCGGCCATGGTGTGCACGTCCGGTTCGTAGAACCGAGGTCGGATGCGCAGTTCAGCCTGAGGGGCCAGGACGCTGATCTGCACGTCATTACGATCATGTTGGTCCAACAGCCGGGCCGCGCTCAACGCGCTCCAGACCCCGCCGAAACCTGCGCCAACAACCAGAATATGTTGTTTCATGATGAGCTCCCGAAGACAAAATCGATACGTTGAATTGTTTAACTGTTTCAGCGTGACCGTGTCGCGAAGTACTCCAAAAGCGCCTGGCTGCAATGAATTGCCATCGAGCACATTCAGTTTCGGTTCGCTGTAGGAAAGCTTATTGGCAGGGCCTGTATTTAACACTTCTACATAAGGTCATCGGGCCTATGCCTGGGTAGGGGCGATCTATACGAAGGTATGAGGGGGGCGACGCAGTCAAGCGGACCGGGCAAGTACCGATTCGACGCAGGCGATCAATTCAGCGCAGTCGAAAGGTTTTGGGAAAAATGCCACCGGCTCGGGCGCACCCGCGCTGATACGGGGTGACATGCCAGGGTAGCCGGTGATGAAGATGGTCGGGATATGAATGCCCAGGGCCGACAATCGATCGTACATCTGAATGCCGTTCATGCCAGGCATTTGAATATCCGATATCAGGCACGCGGTGTTTTCAAGTTCGCAGGAAGATAAAAAGTCCAAGGCACCCGCGTATGTCTTAACCCGATATCCGTGGGAACGTAACAAGCCATCCAATGCAATTCGAACTGACTCATCGTCATCAATGATTGAAATAGTTGCGGTGTTGGACATGTCGATACCTGGGGGTGATATCAGGTAGCCATAAAGGCGCCCGTGTCACTGCAAGATACGCCGTCCAATGGTTCCGCCAAGTATACGTGTGTATGAACTTTCTACTGCTCGCCGCGCCACTCCAGCACCTGGGCCATGCGCACCAGATCGGCAAACGAGTGTGCGCACATTTTGCGCATGGCCTGGCCGCGGTGAATCTTGACCGTGATTTCGCTCAAGCCCAGTTCCCCGGCGATCTGCTTGTTCATCAGGCCCGACACCGCCAGCGCCATGACCTGCTGCTCCCGGGGCGTCAATGTGGCGTAGCGGTCGAGCACTTGCTGATGGCCGCGTTCGGCGTCGCGACGTCGGCGGTCCTGGTGATGGGCGGCGGTCACGGCGTCGATCAGGTCTTGTTCGCGGAACGGTTTGGCGAGGAAATCCACCGCTCCGGCCTTCATCGCCCGCACAGTCATGGCGATGTCACCGTGGCCGGTCATGAACACGATCGGCAGTTGGACGTTGGCGGCGGCCAGCGCCCGTTGGCACTCCAGGCCGCTGGTACCTTGCAGCCGCACATCCAGGACCAGGCAACTGGGTTGGTCGGGCCTGGGATGGTTCATGAACTGCGCGACCGAATCGAACAGGTGCACCTGCAGGCCGATGGAGCGCAGCAGGCTGCCGAGGGATTGGCGCAGCGGTGCATCGTCGTCAACGATATAGACAATGGGGGCGTTGTCGATGAGCGGGCTGGTGGGTGGCATGGCGTTCATTGCTCGCTCCCCGACAGGGCGGCGCCCCTGAGCCGCGGCAGCGCGAACCTGAAAGAGGTGCCT from Pseudomonas beijingensis includes the following:
- a CDS encoding response regulator transcription factor, with the protein product MSNTATISIIDDDESVRIALDGLLRSHGYRVKTYAGALDFLSSCELENTACLISDIQMPGMNGIQMYDRLSALGIHIPTIFITGYPGMSPRISAGAPEPVAFFPKPFDCAELIACVESVLARSA
- a CDS encoding response regulator transcription factor; translation: MNAMPPTSPLIDNAPIVYIVDDDAPLRQSLGSLLRSIGLQVHLFDSVAQFMNHPRPDQPSCLVLDVRLQGTSGLECQRALAAANVQLPIVFMTGHGDIAMTVRAMKAGAVDFLAKPFREQDLIDAVTAAHHQDRRRRDAERGHQQVLDRYATLTPREQQVMALAVSGLMNKQIAGELGLSEITVKIHRGQAMRKMCAHSFADLVRMAQVLEWRGEQ
- a CDS encoding NAD(P)/FAD-dependent oxidoreductase, with protein sequence MKQHILVVGAGFGGVWSALSAARLLDQHDRNDVQISVLAPQAELRIRPRFYEPDVHTMAAPLGGLFDAVGVKFVQGSASSIDVSNKQVGYVDVFGTQGTLGYDRLVLAAGSQLVRPDLEGMIEHAFDVDEIEQASRLEAHIKSLKRLPDSPARNTVVVAGGGFTGIETATEMPARLRAVLGEDADIRVIVVDRGAQIGAALGDGIRPSIVEASEHLGIEWILNASVESVDAGGVTLSSGQRIESHTVIWTVGFRASPLTQQIPATRDRQGRLHVDANLKVLGQNDIFATGDVAYAATDTLGNYAAMSCQHAIALGRYAGNNVAADLLGVAPMAYSQPKYVTCLDLGAWGAVYTEGWDRQLKLVGQEAKDLKTQINTVWIYPPAADRATALAAADPLIPVA
- a CDS encoding LysR substrate-binding domain-containing protein produces the protein MASYSLRQLKYFVTTVECGSVAEASRKLYIAQPSIASAIKGLEDSFGVQLLIRHHAQGVSLTPGGARFYRKAQELLRMAREFEQNALADNDVVSGQIDIGCFETVAPLYLPRLIAGFRERFPGVEIRVQDGEQQELVQGLTGGRFDLAIFYEHDLDSTIETEALTAPQRPYALLPAGHRFADQAQVSLRDLALEPMILLDVQPSRTYFVSIFEELGLTPNIVFSSPSIEMVRGMVGQSFGFAVLVTRPHSTCTYDGQHLVCVDIAEDVTGSALVAGWLKRTHLTKPAQLFVDYCKEQFKQWLA